One region of Juglans microcarpa x Juglans regia isolate MS1-56 chromosome 7S, Jm3101_v1.0, whole genome shotgun sequence genomic DNA includes:
- the LOC121240694 gene encoding NDR1/HIN1-like protein 13 — protein MAERVHPHDSPPPAPAPDAEKPVPQPGTYVIHVPKDQVYRVPPPENARRYKNLAGSRNRRPPCCLCLCWFLALTAIVLVLVAVAAGIFYLVVKPESPNYSVNAIAIRGLNLTTATSSSSILTVSPELYVTVRADNPNDKIGIHYQKDSSVEIYYTDVKLCNGALPAFYQPSNNVTVFRTALKGTRIELSSRVKSSLVEAQTRGNIQLELKIRAPVKIKVGSVKTWTITGKVDCDLTVDKLTANAKIISNECDYGVDLW, from the coding sequence AGCCCGGAACCTATGTGATCCACGTCCCCAAGGACCAGGTCTACCGTGTCCCTCCACCCGAGAACGCTCGCCGCTACAAGAACCTCGCTGGCAGCAGAAACCGCCGTCCACCCTGCTGCCTCTGCCTTTGCTGGTTCCTCGCACTCACTGCTATCGTCCTGGTCCTCGTCGCCGTCGCCGCAGGCATCTTCTACCTCGTCGTCAAGCCCGAATCGCCGAACTACTCGGTCAATGCAATCGCCATCAGGGGCCTCAACCTGACGACGGCGACATCGTCTTCTTCGATCCTCACGGTCTCGCCTGAGCTCTATGTTACCGTCAGAGCCGATAACCCCAACGACAAGATCGGAATCCACTACCAGAAGGACAGCTCCGTCGAGATCTACTATACGGACGTTAAACTTTGCAACGGCGCATTGCCGGCATTTTACCAGCCGTCGAACAACGTGACGGTCTTCCGGACGGCGCTAAAAGGGACCCGGATCGAGTTATCGAGCAGGGTGAAGAGCTCGTTGGTGGAGGCGCAGACGCGAGGTAACATACAGTTAGAGTTGAAAATAAGAGCGCCGGTTAAGATCAAGGTGGGGTCCGTTAAGACGTGGACGATTACCGGTAAGGTGGACTGTGACTTAACGGTGGATAAGCTAACGGCGAACGCGAAGATCATTTCCAATGAATGTGACTATGGTGTGGATCTTTGGTAG